The following proteins are co-located in the Dyadobacter chenwenxiniae genome:
- a CDS encoding DUF1553 domain-containing protein yields the protein MLSNKIFIGAGVLIIAVSSFFWLSGSLGSSPVDYNTEVKPILNKNCMGCHGGVKKAGDVSFLFEHEMLEPGKSGKIPVVRGDADASEMIRRILSDDPDEKMPKNGTPLKEEEIDILKKWINQGAKWETHWSYKKIEKPDVPSLDGFSNLFGLFENADKKWATNEIDHFILDKLKDKGLNVSAEADRATLIRRVSLDLTGLPPTEQQVADFINDKSENAYEKVVDRLLKSPGYGERWTSMWMDLARYADTKGYESDGGRTMWRYRDYVVKSFNQDKPFDQFTIEQLAGDLLQKDKDGFPLEENMIATGYHRNTMTNNEGGTDDEEFRTAAQIDRVNTTWEVWQGTTFACIQCHSHPYDPIPHEDYYKYMAFFNNTRDEDVWDEWPKMRFYKGEDSARVERVKSWIRQNEPEQLPQVTQFMKVMEPKINAHNFIKGDQSTVLLISYYGVKNNGNARIAGVDLSDADNVVMNVSTKAKNAMLSLHLDKLDGPVISQINMPARDSVVIAPLTKTPGKHDIFLSLKSHENPEEWVRITWMSFQKALPGSDKPEYKNIVTDYATVLTRQTESMPVIWEGKGDFARKTNVFVRGNWMVKGAEVKPDVPKLLAPLPKDAPRDRVGLAKWIVSRDNALTSRVIVNRFWEQLFGKGIVETVEDFGSQGAEPTHPELLDWLAVKFMEEDKWSIKKMLKTIVMSSTYRQSSKTDENKLEKDPYNIWISRGPRVRLSAEQVRDQALACSGLISDKMYGPGVMPPQPDKIWQSPYSGEKWVLSEGEDRYRRGVYTYWKRTAPYPSMVTFDAPSREFCQSRRILTNTPLQALVTLNDPVYLEAAEKLATRMQQRGKTPEQQLKEGYRMLTFQSIEQKNLNVLVKVYKQALDAYKKKPVEADSILAYGKERTAELAALTISANVMLNLDNVITKE from the coding sequence ATGCTGAGTAACAAGATATTTATTGGCGCGGGGGTGCTCATCATTGCCGTTTCTTCCTTTTTCTGGCTTTCGGGCTCGTTAGGCTCTTCCCCGGTGGATTACAACACCGAGGTGAAGCCTATCCTCAATAAAAATTGCATGGGCTGTCACGGAGGCGTAAAAAAAGCGGGCGACGTGAGCTTCCTGTTTGAGCACGAAATGCTGGAACCAGGCAAATCGGGCAAGATACCGGTGGTGCGCGGCGATGCGGATGCCAGCGAAATGATCCGCCGCATATTAAGCGATGATCCCGACGAAAAAATGCCCAAAAACGGCACGCCTTTGAAGGAAGAGGAAATTGATATTTTGAAAAAATGGATCAACCAGGGCGCAAAATGGGAAACTCATTGGTCTTATAAAAAAATCGAAAAACCCGACGTGCCTTCGCTGGACGGTTTCAGTAACCTGTTTGGATTGTTTGAAAACGCCGACAAAAAGTGGGCAACCAACGAAATTGACCATTTTATTCTGGATAAATTAAAGGATAAGGGGCTGAATGTTTCTGCCGAAGCGGACCGCGCAACATTGATCCGCCGCGTAAGCCTGGACTTAACAGGGCTTCCGCCGACCGAGCAGCAGGTCGCTGATTTCATCAATGATAAATCTGAAAATGCTTACGAAAAAGTAGTCGACCGGCTGCTGAAATCGCCGGGATATGGCGAGCGTTGGACGTCCATGTGGATGGATCTGGCGCGTTATGCGGATACGAAGGGCTACGAGAGCGACGGCGGCAGGACCATGTGGCGTTACCGGGATTATGTAGTCAAATCCTTTAATCAGGACAAACCATTTGACCAGTTCACGATAGAGCAGCTGGCAGGCGATTTGTTACAAAAAGACAAAGACGGCTTCCCCTTGGAAGAAAACATGATCGCCACCGGCTATCACCGCAACACGATGACCAACAACGAAGGCGGCACGGACGATGAAGAATTCCGCACCGCCGCACAGATCGACCGTGTGAACACGACCTGGGAGGTTTGGCAGGGAACCACATTCGCTTGCATCCAATGCCACAGCCATCCATATGACCCCATTCCGCACGAGGATTATTACAAATACATGGCATTTTTCAACAACACCCGTGATGAAGATGTGTGGGACGAATGGCCTAAGATGCGGTTTTACAAGGGTGAAGATTCAGCGCGTGTAGAGCGTGTGAAGAGCTGGATCAGGCAAAATGAGCCCGAGCAGTTGCCACAGGTAACCCAGTTTATGAAGGTGATGGAGCCCAAGATCAATGCACACAATTTTATCAAAGGCGACCAGTCAACTGTGCTGTTGATCTCGTATTATGGTGTTAAAAACAATGGGAATGCAAGGATCGCTGGGGTTGATCTTTCCGATGCCGATAATGTGGTCATGAACGTTTCCACCAAAGCGAAGAACGCCATGCTTTCCTTGCATCTGGACAAGCTGGACGGGCCGGTCATTTCGCAGATTAATATGCCTGCCAGAGATTCGGTCGTCATTGCGCCGCTGACAAAAACGCCTGGCAAGCATGACATTTTCCTGTCCTTAAAAAGCCATGAAAATCCAGAAGAATGGGTACGCATCACCTGGATGTCGTTCCAGAAAGCATTACCGGGGTCTGACAAACCCGAATACAAGAATATAGTGACCGACTATGCAACCGTGCTGACGCGCCAGACGGAAAGTATGCCCGTAATCTGGGAGGGAAAAGGTGATTTTGCCCGAAAAACCAACGTTTTCGTACGAGGGAACTGGATGGTAAAAGGCGCAGAAGTAAAACCGGACGTGCCCAAACTCCTTGCCCCCCTGCCTAAGGACGCGCCCAGGGACCGCGTTGGCCTGGCTAAATGGATCGTCAGCCGCGATAATGCGCTAACGTCCCGCGTGATCGTAAACCGGTTCTGGGAGCAATTGTTTGGTAAGGGAATCGTGGAAACAGTGGAAGATTTCGGTTCACAGGGCGCCGAGCCCACGCATCCGGAGCTGCTCGACTGGCTGGCGGTCAAGTTTATGGAGGAAGATAAATGGAGCATTAAAAAGATGTTGAAAACAATAGTGATGTCATCCACTTACCGGCAGAGCTCGAAAACGGATGAAAACAAGCTTGAAAAAGATCCGTATAACATCTGGATCTCACGGGGCCCCCGCGTAAGGCTCAGCGCTGAACAGGTTCGCGACCAGGCGCTTGCATGCAGCGGTTTGATCTCCGACAAAATGTATGGCCCGGGCGTGATGCCACCCCAGCCCGATAAGATCTGGCAATCCCCTTACAGTGGTGAAAAGTGGGTTTTGAGCGAGGGTGAGGATCGTTACCGGCGAGGTGTTTATACCTATTGGAAGCGCACGGCACCCTATCCTTCCATGGTTACATTCGACGCGCCAAGCCGGGAATTTTGCCAATCGAGGCGCATTTTGACTAATACACCATTGCAGGCATTGGTTACGTTAAATGATCCGGTTTACCTGGAAGCCGCAGAAAAACTGGCAACCAGAATGCAGCAGCGTGGAAAAACGCCTGAGCAGCAATTGAAAGAAGGCTACCGTATGCTCACTTTCCAAAGCATTGAACAAAAAAACCTGAATGTGCTGGTCAAAGTCTACAAGCAGGCACTGGACGCCTACAAGAAAAAACCAGTAGAAGCAGACAGCATCCTGGCCTATGGAAAAGAGCGCACAGCCGAACTGGCAGCACTCACCATCTCAGCCAATGTCATGCTAAACCTGGATAATGTCATCACAAAAGAATAA
- a CDS encoding RagB/SusD family nutrient uptake outer membrane protein: MKNIQLQPVRLIALVMLMLSGVGCSDLKEKPDFINPETFYKSANELKLGVNAVYDDLNSGGFGFFYDRYVFECLIGGYQVGWEKGPLQFNLGNVNPADEYIEAYWGICYRSINRANAIIETAEAMKDPNNQALIDRLKGETLFLRAFYYYGLLSYFDDAPLSVKSTQNITELPTNSGGNRAIIDQIYADSKAAAELLPASYTGADLGRATKWAAKSVLMKAQLWDEKWVDAKATAEDIINNSGLTLYADFAFNFDLAHENQGERIFEAQVSATASPNEYSQHSAHFNPEDFPSELGGSGWSWISTTQEFRSAYDPKDKRIAGTFIESYPTGRFGKIDGSYPIVTWSPKADYNLSRFGGVVKSDANPKDPTQMIFGKAWSNKIAELDRRNSATEKNTIYIRLSDILLGHSEACNESGQGNALTSINKVRERAGLPALKGLNQAALRDAIIRERMQEFVFEQVMYPELRRKSKFGGPIDYLGKEIKHFAQKYNVDRVAKARDYVLPLPVKELLGNPNVKQNATWQ; encoded by the coding sequence ATGAAAAATATACAACTACAACCTGTAAGACTGATCGCGTTGGTCATGCTGATGCTTTCCGGCGTCGGCTGCTCGGATCTGAAAGAAAAACCTGATTTTATCAACCCGGAAACGTTCTATAAATCGGCAAACGAACTAAAACTGGGCGTTAATGCGGTCTATGATGATCTCAATTCCGGCGGTTTCGGTTTTTTCTACGACCGTTATGTGTTTGAATGTCTGATCGGTGGATACCAGGTGGGCTGGGAAAAAGGCCCGCTGCAGTTCAACCTGGGCAATGTAAACCCTGCCGATGAATACATAGAAGCTTACTGGGGCATTTGCTACCGCTCCATCAACCGCGCGAACGCCATTATCGAAACCGCCGAAGCCATGAAAGACCCCAACAATCAGGCGCTGATCGACCGTTTGAAAGGTGAAACATTGTTTTTGAGAGCATTTTACTACTACGGCCTGCTCAGCTATTTTGACGATGCCCCGCTCTCTGTGAAATCAACCCAGAACATTACCGAGCTCCCTACCAACAGCGGCGGTAACCGGGCCATTATTGACCAGATTTATGCCGACTCCAAAGCCGCAGCCGAACTGCTTCCAGCCAGTTATACCGGCGCCGACCTGGGCCGCGCGACCAAATGGGCGGCCAAATCTGTTTTGATGAAAGCACAGTTATGGGATGAAAAATGGGTCGATGCCAAAGCTACCGCAGAAGACATCATCAATAACAGCGGCCTTACATTATATGCTGATTTTGCATTCAATTTCGATCTTGCCCACGAAAACCAGGGTGAGCGTATTTTTGAAGCGCAGGTTTCAGCCACGGCCAGCCCTAATGAATACAGCCAGCATTCGGCGCATTTTAATCCGGAGGATTTTCCGAGCGAGCTCGGCGGTTCGGGATGGAGCTGGATCAGCACGACCCAGGAATTTCGCTCAGCATATGATCCGAAAGACAAGCGAATCGCAGGCACATTCATTGAAAGTTATCCGACCGGACGTTTTGGAAAAATCGACGGGTCCTACCCGATTGTAACATGGAGCCCGAAAGCGGACTACAACCTCTCGCGTTTTGGCGGCGTGGTAAAGTCAGATGCCAATCCCAAAGATCCCACGCAAATGATCTTTGGCAAAGCATGGTCCAACAAGATCGCCGAGCTCGACAGACGCAACTCCGCCACCGAGAAAAATACAATCTACATTCGTCTCTCAGACATTCTGCTGGGCCATTCCGAAGCTTGCAATGAAAGCGGACAAGGCAACGCATTGACCTCAATCAATAAGGTAAGGGAGCGCGCCGGACTGCCAGCATTAAAGGGATTGAATCAGGCAGCATTGCGTGATGCCATCATTCGGGAACGCATGCAGGAATTTGTATTTGAGCAAGTTATGTATCCCGAACTACGCAGAAAGAGTAAATTCGGCGGTCCGATTGATTATCTTGGTAAAGAAATAAAACATTTTGCTCAAAAATACAATGTCGACCGTGTGGCAAAGGCGAGAGACTACGTTCTACCACTCCCAGTGAAGGAACTGCTGGGTAACCCGAATGTGAAGCAGAATGCGACCTGGCAATAG
- a CDS encoding c-type cytochrome domain-containing protein, with translation MHYILLQDSSWATFIGRFHPAIVHFPIGFLLIGALLELGRRRGKLTVSESVIVFILLLSAISATLACIAGYLLSLGGGYHADLLSNHMWKGIGVAVFAWIAWLIKSDALQRIMPAGKVIYLPAILVATALTLSAGHDGGSLTHGEGYLTQYTPEPFRGLAGLPPMQQKPTQIKPIADVQQASVYTDIVQPILEAKCTQCHSASKSKGDLRMDQLALLVKGGKNGPAFVVGKGAESDMIKRCLLPENEDQHMPPKGKLQLTADQIALLSWWIDQGAPADKKVAQLTVSEAVKPALASLGKEAPANDGKAEQPGVLSLKVPQANEKDIENLRKAGLMVNTLSQDQNLLEISAVNSPGFSDKQMKLLQPVARQITWLKLGGTAITDAALQQIAKFPNLSKLHLEHTVTTDHGIVSLKPLAHLSYINIVGTKVGDKGLKAIAEMKALRSIYVWQSAVTDSAVSQVGRQKPNLLVMNGLNEATVAQFVKAGDANDKKELKNK, from the coding sequence ATGCATTACATTTTACTCCAGGATTCGTCCTGGGCAACATTCATTGGCAGGTTTCACCCTGCCATCGTGCACTTCCCTATTGGCTTTCTGTTAATCGGAGCCTTGCTCGAACTGGGCAGACGGCGTGGAAAACTCACTGTCAGCGAGAGCGTTATTGTTTTTATCTTGCTGTTATCTGCCATTAGCGCAACATTGGCCTGCATTGCAGGCTACCTGCTGTCGTTGGGTGGCGGCTATCATGCGGATCTACTTAGTAACCACATGTGGAAAGGGATCGGCGTGGCCGTTTTCGCCTGGATTGCCTGGCTAATCAAGTCCGATGCGCTGCAACGCATAATGCCAGCTGGAAAGGTGATTTATCTTCCTGCGATTTTGGTTGCAACAGCGCTTACATTAAGCGCCGGTCACGACGGCGGCTCACTCACGCACGGGGAAGGATATCTGACCCAATACACGCCCGAGCCATTCCGCGGCCTCGCAGGATTGCCTCCCATGCAGCAGAAACCAACCCAAATAAAACCCATCGCAGACGTGCAGCAAGCCAGCGTCTACACCGACATTGTGCAGCCGATCCTGGAAGCCAAATGCACGCAATGCCACAGCGCGAGCAAAAGCAAAGGCGATTTGCGGATGGATCAGCTTGCATTGCTGGTCAAAGGAGGAAAAAACGGCCCTGCCTTCGTTGTCGGAAAAGGAGCAGAAAGCGATATGATTAAAAGATGTCTTCTTCCTGAAAATGAAGACCAGCACATGCCGCCAAAAGGCAAACTGCAGCTGACTGCCGATCAGATCGCGCTGCTTTCCTGGTGGATAGACCAAGGCGCTCCGGCGGATAAAAAGGTTGCACAGCTCACCGTTTCGGAGGCGGTTAAGCCTGCACTCGCGTCGCTTGGTAAGGAGGCTCCGGCAAACGATGGCAAGGCGGAGCAACCGGGCGTGCTGAGTCTGAAAGTGCCCCAAGCCAATGAAAAGGATATTGAAAATTTGAGAAAAGCAGGACTGATGGTCAATACACTATCCCAGGACCAAAACCTGCTTGAAATCAGTGCAGTGAACTCGCCCGGATTCAGCGACAAGCAAATGAAGCTTTTACAACCCGTTGCCCGGCAAATTACCTGGCTCAAACTAGGCGGCACTGCCATTACCGATGCTGCATTGCAGCAAATCGCTAAGTTTCCCAATCTGAGCAAATTGCATTTAGAACATACTGTTACAACCGATCACGGCATTGTTTCCCTGAAACCCCTCGCCCATTTAAGCTATATCAACATTGTCGGCACCAAAGTTGGTGACAAAGGCCTGAAAGCCATTGCAGAAATGAAGGCGCTGCGCTCAATATATGTTTGGCAATCAGCCGTTACCGACAGCGCAGTAAGCCAGGTCGGACGACAAAAACCCAACCTGTTGGTGATGAATGGCCTCAATGAAGCTACGGTGGCGCAATTCGTGAAGGCAGGCGATGCAAATGATAAAAAAGAACTCAAAAACAAATAA
- a CDS encoding DUF1501 domain-containing protein — MENLRKELQHTALLHQTRRHFLQSVGFGLGALGLGTMLDSCGPSTAAGNVGGEVAKSRIPQFAPKAKRVIYIHMAGAPSQLELFDYKPELVKYHGRDCPAEFLEGKKFAFIQGVPKMLGPQGHFAQYGQSGAWMSDYVPYLQTVADEITFLKAMHTDQFNHAPAQLLMHTGSPRLGRPSLGAWSVYGLGSENQNLPGFIVLASGGQQPDAGKSVFGSGFLPSVYQGVQCRTGGDPVLYVSDPNGMNRDMRKQTIEAINEINKQTYEDVKDPEILTRISQYEMAFRMQMSVPEVMDVSKEPQFILDMYGVKPGEGTFAMNCLLARKLVENDVRFVQLFDWGWDGHGTSKDHNVEGGLRQKCRESDQPVAALIKDLKMRGLLEETLVIWGAEFGRTPMQENRNGLVMPFMGRDHHLDAFTMWMAGGGVKQGFSHGETDELGYYGTKGRTHVHDLQATILHLMGFDHEKFTYPFQGRNFRLTDTEGKVVKEVIA, encoded by the coding sequence ATGGAAAACCTAAGAAAAGAACTCCAACATACAGCATTGCTTCACCAGACCCGGAGGCACTTTTTACAGTCGGTCGGATTCGGTCTGGGCGCATTGGGATTGGGGACGATGTTGGATTCCTGCGGCCCTTCGACGGCTGCCGGTAATGTGGGCGGTGAGGTTGCCAAATCACGCATCCCGCAGTTTGCGCCCAAAGCCAAGCGGGTCATTTACATTCATATGGCGGGAGCGCCTTCTCAACTCGAGCTGTTTGATTATAAGCCAGAATTGGTTAAATACCATGGCCGCGACTGTCCGGCAGAGTTTTTGGAAGGGAAAAAGTTCGCATTTATCCAGGGTGTCCCTAAAATGTTGGGCCCGCAAGGACATTTTGCGCAATATGGTCAGTCGGGCGCCTGGATGTCTGACTATGTGCCTTACCTGCAAACCGTGGCCGACGAGATCACATTTTTGAAAGCCATGCATACGGATCAGTTCAACCACGCACCAGCGCAGTTGCTGATGCATACGGGTAGTCCGCGGCTGGGGCGGCCAAGTCTTGGCGCCTGGTCTGTTTACGGCCTGGGATCTGAAAATCAAAATCTGCCGGGCTTTATCGTGCTCGCTTCGGGTGGACAGCAGCCCGATGCAGGCAAAAGTGTTTTCGGCAGCGGGTTCCTCCCCTCAGTTTACCAGGGCGTGCAATGCCGCACTGGCGGTGATCCGGTTCTGTATGTGAGCGACCCCAATGGCATGAACCGTGATATGCGCAAGCAGACCATTGAAGCCATTAACGAAATTAACAAACAGACTTACGAGGATGTAAAGGACCCCGAAATATTGACGCGGATCAGTCAGTATGAAATGGCATTTCGCATGCAAATGTCCGTGCCCGAGGTCATGGATGTCTCTAAGGAACCGCAATTTATTCTCGATATGTATGGCGTAAAGCCCGGAGAGGGCACGTTTGCCATGAACTGCTTACTGGCGCGAAAACTGGTTGAAAACGACGTGCGTTTTGTGCAGCTCTTTGACTGGGGCTGGGACGGCCACGGAACTTCCAAAGACCATAATGTGGAAGGTGGCCTGCGCCAGAAGTGCCGCGAGTCCGATCAACCGGTCGCAGCATTGATTAAGGATTTGAAAATGCGTGGACTACTGGAAGAAACACTTGTGATCTGGGGCGCAGAATTTGGCAGGACACCAATGCAGGAAAATAGGAACGGACTGGTCATGCCATTTATGGGCCGGGATCACCATTTGGATGCATTCACCATGTGGATGGCAGGAGGCGGCGTCAAACAGGGTTTTTCCCATGGAGAAACCGACGAGCTGGGTTATTATGGCACAAAAGGCAGAACCCATGTCCATGACTTACAAGCAACAATCCTACATTTAATGGGCTTTGACCATGAAAAATTCACCTATCCTTTTCAGGGAAGAAACTTCCGGCTTACCGACACCGAAGGAAAGGTTGTAAAAGAAGTAATTGCCTAA
- a CDS encoding sugar phosphate isomerase/epimerase family protein: MDRRKFMGSAMATAGMLTGFEAVSVAEKAPAQFANKLSLKILGTNWGFTGTTDAFCAEVKKEGYDGIEMWWPATKEKQKELFTALKKHGLDVGLLCGSGEKDYAAHLDAFKKQIDAATTQFEQKPLYVNCHSGKDFFTYDQNKAFIDHTTAATLKTGIPIYHETHRGRMLFAAHIARNFIEKNPDLRLTLDISHWCNVHESLLADQQETIQLALSRVGHIHSRIGHEEGPQVNDPRAPEWEAAVKAHLAWWDTVVEHKVKSGETLTVLTEFGPPNYLPTVPFTHQPLADQWGINVHMMHLLRKRYLA, translated from the coding sequence ATGGACCGTCGGAAATTTATGGGCAGCGCCATGGCAACAGCGGGCATGCTGACTGGCTTTGAAGCTGTTTCAGTTGCAGAAAAAGCGCCAGCTCAGTTTGCAAACAAGCTTTCTTTAAAAATCCTGGGAACCAACTGGGGCTTTACAGGCACGACGGACGCCTTTTGCGCAGAGGTAAAAAAAGAGGGCTACGACGGCATCGAAATGTGGTGGCCGGCAACAAAAGAAAAGCAGAAAGAGCTTTTTACGGCCCTAAAAAAGCACGGTCTGGATGTTGGTTTGCTGTGTGGCTCGGGAGAGAAGGATTACGCAGCGCATTTGGATGCCTTCAAAAAGCAGATCGATGCGGCAACCACGCAGTTTGAACAGAAACCCTTATATGTTAACTGCCACAGTGGAAAGGACTTTTTTACTTATGATCAAAACAAGGCATTCATAGATCATACAACCGCTGCAACCTTGAAAACTGGCATTCCCATTTATCATGAAACACACCGCGGCCGGATGCTTTTTGCAGCTCACATCGCGCGTAACTTTATAGAAAAGAACCCTGACCTGAGGCTCACGCTGGACATTTCACATTGGTGCAATGTGCACGAAAGCTTGCTGGCAGACCAGCAGGAAACCATTCAGCTTGCTCTTTCACGCGTAGGGCACATTCACTCACGCATTGGTCATGAGGAAGGTCCGCAGGTGAATGATCCACGCGCACCCGAATGGGAGGCGGCCGTAAAAGCGCACCTGGCCTGGTGGGATACGGTGGTGGAGCACAAGGTAAAAAGCGGCGAAACGCTGACGGTTTTAACAGAATTTGGTCCGCCCAATTACCTTCCTACTGTTCCCTTCACCCATCAGCCGCTGGCAGATCAGTGGGGAATCAATGTGCATATGATGCATTTGTTAAGGAAGCGATATTTGGCTTAG